A genome region from Deinococcus sp. KNUC1210 includes the following:
- a CDS encoding DUF1641 domain-containing protein, whose translation MAQRLTYTPRPRTADEIITEARNDSQDALLESLELLRELHAHGVLDTLVKLVRAGDGLTTKTLQMLEGDSATRLLRNVLELGRTFSELDPDSIGTLGKAADAGLREGARRVQAGEGVGLGELLGLLKDPDIQAALGALFGTLKGFGRALRDARGETTESEGQRRPDEEKNKNRKRRKEM comes from the coding sequence ATGGCACAACGACTGACCTATACCCCCAGACCCAGAACCGCCGACGAGATCATCACGGAGGCCAGGAACGACAGTCAGGACGCACTGCTGGAATCGCTGGAACTGCTGCGCGAGCTCCATGCACACGGCGTACTCGACACGCTGGTCAAACTGGTAAGGGCGGGCGACGGCCTGACCACCAAGACGCTGCAGATGCTGGAAGGCGACAGCGCGACCCGGCTGCTCCGCAATGTGCTGGAGCTGGGCCGCACCTTCTCGGAACTCGACCCGGACTCGATCGGCACGCTGGGCAAAGCTGCCGATGCAGGTCTCCGTGAGGGCGCACGCCGCGTGCAGGCAGGCGAGGGCGTGGGCCTGGGCGAGCTGCTGGGCCTGCTGAAAGACCCGGACATTCAGGCGGCGCTGGGCGCACTGTTCGGCACCCTCAAGGGCTTCGGGCGGGCGCTGCGCGATGCACGCGGCGAGACGACCGAAAGCGAAGGTCAGCGCAGACCCGATGAGGAGAAGAACAAGAATCGGAAGCGGCGCAAAGAGATGTAG
- the miaA gene encoding tRNA (adenosine(37)-N6)-dimethylallyltransferase MiaA encodes MPASSALPIIPMLTAPTASGKTALSLEVAAQAAQTGRRVEIVSADAFLVYRGLDIGTAKPTPQERAAVPHHLIDVVNVQDRYDVARYVRDAETAIGGILERGNLPLVVGGTGFYLSALLRGLPLTPPSEPQQREQIEAELQVRGLDALLSDIQAHSPAEAQRMERNPRRVVRALEVFRQTGRWPGEFGQTTPAFQYSVLAFGLPDAEVLPRIAARTAQMFEQGWAQEASWLAGRISPETLPRPTVWQALGYVQALAVARGTLPEAEARAQVEASTRQYVRRQLTWIRRQLGAELQVPQEAGQALTRLLKTHPPPATLKFLAAWSGGGSYDETLMNLRRALLLAGAAALSGTGLFTVSAQSSPLNVSLVFDPAGRYDHGKNQSAQDGADRAVRDFGVNVDTYTPLDATDNKAGTVKLAREGSNLVIGVGSFHMAGLTAAAQQYPKTYFALVDGLPTGSNTAGIRFRDSEGAFLAGYIAGSTSATSVVGIVAEEQSPATAKFVAAFSSGVRLVCSGCRVIVGNLDAGAKPDKDTAKANTLTDSMMNAGADIIFDANLTGATGPISAVRNRQCVKEASLPAGVKFRSDLFAAISKSDAYKVACKGSARPVFFIGWQDNNNVLGDTDADPTTLNHGLTSIVRRVDNAVYSVIRDMVKGQVWRPGERAFGLQNGGLEYAVDKYNTALFPKTVTDRLAKVTSLVISGSVKIGQ; translated from the coding sequence GTGCCCGCTTCCTCTGCGCTTCCCATCATTCCCATGCTGACCGCTCCCACCGCTTCCGGCAAAACCGCCCTCTCGCTGGAAGTGGCGGCGCAGGCAGCGCAGACCGGTCGCCGCGTGGAGATCGTGTCTGCCGACGCCTTTCTGGTGTACCGGGGGCTGGATATCGGCACCGCCAAACCCACTCCCCAGGAGCGTGCCGCGGTGCCGCACCACCTGATCGACGTGGTGAACGTGCAGGACAGGTATGACGTGGCCCGCTACGTGCGGGACGCCGAGACGGCAATCGGGGGCATTCTGGAACGCGGAAACCTGCCGCTGGTGGTGGGCGGTACCGGGTTTTATCTGTCGGCGCTGCTGCGCGGTCTGCCGCTCACGCCGCCCAGCGAGCCGCAGCAGCGCGAGCAGATCGAGGCCGAGTTGCAGGTGCGCGGTCTGGACGCCCTCCTGAGCGACATACAGGCGCACAGCCCCGCAGAGGCGCAGCGGATGGAGCGAAACCCCAGGCGGGTGGTGCGGGCGCTGGAAGTGTTCCGGCAAACGGGGCGCTGGCCCGGTGAATTCGGGCAGACGACTCCGGCCTTCCAGTACAGCGTGCTGGCGTTCGGGTTGCCAGACGCCGAGGTCCTGCCGCGTATCGCCGCCCGCACCGCACAGATGTTCGAGCAGGGCTGGGCGCAGGAGGCGAGCTGGCTGGCTGGCCGCATCAGTCCGGAAACGCTGCCCAGACCGACCGTGTGGCAGGCACTCGGCTACGTGCAGGCGCTCGCGGTGGCGCGGGGCACCCTGCCGGAAGCCGAGGCCCGCGCCCAGGTGGAAGCCTCGACCCGTCAGTATGTGCGCCGTCAGCTCACCTGGATTCGTCGTCAGCTGGGGGCCGAGCTGCAGGTGCCGCAGGAGGCAGGGCAGGCGTTGACGCGCCTCCTGAAGACCCACCCCCCACCGGCAACTTTGAAGTTTCTGGCTGCATGGTCTGGGGGCGGCTCCTACGATGAAACCCTAATGAATCTTCGTCGCGCACTGCTGCTGGCAGGGGCCGCCGCTCTATCCGGCACCGGCCTGTTCACTGTTTCAGCTCAATCTTCACCCCTGAACGTGTCGCTGGTCTTCGATCCGGCAGGGCGTTACGATCACGGCAAGAACCAGTCTGCCCAGGACGGGGCCGACCGCGCTGTACGTGACTTCGGCGTCAATGTCGATACCTATACGCCGCTGGACGCCACCGACAACAAGGCCGGAACGGTCAAGCTGGCCCGCGAAGGCTCCAATCTGGTGATCGGGGTGGGCAGCTTTCATATGGCTGGGCTGACGGCGGCGGCGCAGCAGTACCCCAAGACGTATTTTGCACTGGTGGACGGTCTGCCGACTGGCAGCAACACGGCGGGCATCCGGTTTCGTGACAGCGAGGGCGCGTTCCTGGCGGGCTATATCGCCGGAAGTACCAGCGCGACCTCGGTGGTGGGCATCGTGGCCGAGGAACAGAGTCCGGCAACGGCCAAGTTCGTGGCCGCGTTCAGCAGCGGTGTGCGGCTGGTCTGTTCCGGCTGCCGCGTCATCGTGGGCAATCTGGATGCCGGAGCCAAGCCCGACAAGGACACCGCCAAGGCCAACACCCTGACCGACAGCATGATGAATGCCGGGGCCGATATCATCTTCGACGCCAACCTGACCGGCGCGACCGGCCCGATCTCTGCGGTTCGCAACCGCCAGTGTGTGAAGGAAGCGAGCCTGCCCGCAGGTGTCAAATTCCGCTCTGACCTGTTCGCGGCGATCTCCAAGTCCGACGCGTACAAGGTGGCCTGCAAGGGGTCGGCGCGTCCGGTGTTCTTCATCGGCTGGCAGGACAACAACAACGTGCTGGGCGATACCGACGCCGACCCCACCACCCTCAATCACGGCCTGACCAGCATCGTGCGGCGCGTCGACAATGCCGTGTACAGCGTGATCCGTGACATGGTGAAGGGGCAGGTGTGGCGTCCGGGCGAGCGGGCCTTCGGGCTGCAGAACGGCGGGCTGGAATACGCTGTGGACAAGTACAACACCGCCCTCTTTCCCAAAACCGTGACCGACCGACTCGCCAAAGTTACGAGTCTGGTGATCAGCGGATCGGTGAAGATCGGGCAGTAG
- a CDS encoding dockerin type I domain-containing protein: MKARALLASLALLLGAAQAVTIQLRPQTPELEALVTAFLKGLSSEGTTLTLDKSAGPLLTVGGKVAFNADVSSRSYTVGGERRIEFNPAGPLPLADAVRAELQKELGLSDLTPEAARLRYSGADLNGDGTIDVTDLAILMGNFGQSGNNAKGDLNGDGHVDDLDLNLFSAQYKLP, encoded by the coding sequence ATGAAGGCCCGTGCCCTGCTGGCTTCGCTCGCGCTGCTGCTCGGTGCGGCGCAGGCGGTCACCATTCAGCTTCGGCCCCAGACGCCCGAACTCGAAGCCCTCGTGACCGCGTTTCTGAAGGGGTTGTCGAGCGAGGGAACCACCCTGACGCTCGACAAATCGGCGGGGCCGCTGCTGACGGTGGGCGGCAAGGTGGCCTTCAATGCCGACGTGTCGTCCCGCTCGTACACGGTGGGCGGAGAGCGCCGCATCGAGTTCAACCCGGCGGGGCCGTTGCCGCTGGCCGACGCGGTGCGGGCCGAACTTCAGAAGGAACTGGGCCTGAGCGACCTGACCCCCGAGGCGGCCCGGCTGCGCTATTCGGGAGCCGATCTGAACGGCGACGGCACCATCGACGTCACCGATCTGGCGATCCTGATGGGGAATTTCGGGCAGTCGGGCAACAACGCCAAAGGCGACCTGAACGGCGACGGCCATGTCGATGACCTTGATCTGAACCTCTTCAGCGCTCAATATAAACTCCCATGA
- a CDS encoding DUF1684 domain-containing protein, whose translation MAAEALLDFRRRKDDFFASGRGPVRGAALESFTGLSYYPPDEELIFELPLLRSAGDSVTLDTSTGETRQMAEFATVTVPFPDGAQTLTLYAQPGEDAPQSLFLPFRDATSGSESYGAGRYLDAPVTELAGGEGVRLDFNLAYHPYCAYGDGWTCPLPPAQNWLKVAVRAGEKLA comes from the coding sequence ATGGCGGCAGAAGCGCTGCTCGACTTCCGCCGCCGAAAGGACGACTTCTTTGCGTCCGGGCGAGGTCCGGTGCGCGGCGCGGCGCTCGAGAGCTTCACGGGCCTGAGTTATTACCCGCCCGATGAGGAGCTGATCTTCGAACTGCCGCTCCTGCGGTCGGCGGGCGACTCGGTGACGCTGGACACCAGTACCGGAGAGACGCGCCAGATGGCCGAATTCGCGACCGTGACGGTGCCGTTTCCGGACGGCGCACAGACGCTGACACTGTATGCCCAGCCCGGCGAAGACGCGCCGCAGAGCCTGTTCCTGCCATTCCGAGACGCCACCAGCGGCAGCGAGAGCTACGGCGCGGGGCGCTATCTGGACGCCCCCGTCACCGAGCTGGCCGGGGGAGAGGGCGTGCGGCTCGATTTCAATCTGGCGTATCACCCGTACTGCGCGTATGGCGACGGCTGGACCTGCCCGCTGCCACCCGCGCAGAACTGGCTGAAAGTGGCTGTGCGGGCAGGAGAGAAGCTGGCCTAG
- a CDS encoding RNA-binding S4 domain-containing protein, whose product MTRDQNAQNDVIDLQDYLKFAGLVGTGGEAKFLIQAGEVRLNGEVEIRRRKKIRRGDVVALDGQEHVVEF is encoded by the coding sequence ATGACCCGTGACCAGAACGCACAGAACGATGTAATCGACCTTCAGGACTACCTGAAATTCGCCGGGCTCGTCGGAACGGGCGGCGAGGCCAAATTTCTGATTCAGGCCGGGGAAGTGCGGCTGAACGGCGAAGTCGAGATTCGCCGCCGCAAGAAGATCCGGCGCGGCGACGTGGTGGCTCTGGACGGTCAGGAACACGTCGTGGAGTTCTGA
- a CDS encoding MFS transporter, giving the protein MKSAAPRALTKFQSWQQSTFHALRWPHYRRYWMSQMLSLVGSWMQTTAQSYLVLELTHNNSSALGWVTVAQFTPSLLLSLFAGAVIDRMPRRRILLTTQLTLMFTSLTLALSTQFGGISLGLVMVLAFVAGTANAFDMPARQSMVADFVPREDVANAVALNSLSFNLSRTLGQAVFGVVAALGVSLLGGGDADNVSRLAFPFYLNVVSFVVVLWVIATLPFPVRERGGHPAVLDDIREGLAYVRVTPSIRYTLLLLGLLSLTIINFNVIIPYFARAVYGLREGGFGALNAAFGGGAMIGALWQASRPNPLRNLRLGAVLLIVSAVVLAFVVNIWIAGLVLACCGFSMLTFLISANSSVQLTVPNALRGRVMSLYSLVLVGSAPLGALVASNLIAEHGLFGPKWGLCILAALGALTVLLLWRRIPRVLPGTVPARKRALSDA; this is encoded by the coding sequence ATGAAGAGTGCAGCTCCGCGCGCACTGACAAAATTCCAGAGCTGGCAACAATCCACCTTTCACGCCCTGCGCTGGCCGCACTACCGCCGCTACTGGATGTCTCAGATGCTGAGTCTGGTGGGCAGCTGGATGCAGACGACGGCACAGTCGTATCTGGTGCTGGAACTCACGCACAACAACAGTTCGGCGCTGGGCTGGGTCACGGTGGCGCAGTTCACGCCCAGTCTGCTGCTGTCGCTGTTTGCCGGAGCCGTCATCGACCGCATGCCCAGGCGGCGCATCCTGCTGACCACCCAGCTGACCCTGATGTTCACGTCGCTGACGCTGGCCCTCAGCACGCAGTTCGGCGGGATCAGCCTGGGTCTGGTGATGGTGCTGGCGTTTGTGGCAGGCACCGCCAACGCATTCGACATGCCCGCCCGGCAGAGCATGGTGGCCGACTTCGTCCCGCGTGAGGACGTGGCGAACGCCGTGGCCCTCAATAGCCTGTCGTTCAACCTGTCTCGCACGCTGGGACAGGCGGTCTTCGGGGTGGTGGCGGCCCTGGGTGTGTCGCTGCTGGGCGGAGGCGACGCCGACAACGTCTCGCGGCTGGCCTTTCCCTTCTACCTGAACGTGGTGTCGTTCGTGGTGGTGCTGTGGGTGATCGCCACGCTGCCGTTTCCAGTCCGTGAGCGCGGCGGGCATCCGGCGGTGCTGGACGACATCCGCGAGGGTCTGGCCTACGTGCGTGTGACGCCCAGCATCCGGTACACCCTGCTGCTGCTGGGCCTGCTGAGCCTGACCATCATCAATTTCAACGTGATCATTCCGTACTTCGCCCGTGCGGTGTACGGCCTGCGCGAGGGCGGCTTCGGCGCGCTCAATGCTGCGTTTGGCGGGGGCGCGATGATCGGGGCGCTGTGGCAGGCCAGCCGCCCGAATCCGCTGCGGAACCTGCGGCTGGGCGCGGTGCTCCTGATCGTCAGCGCGGTGGTGCTCGCCTTCGTCGTCAACATCTGGATCGCTGGGCTGGTGCTGGCGTGCTGCGGATTTTCGATGCTGACCTTCCTGATCTCGGCCAACAGTTCGGTGCAGCTCACAGTGCCCAATGCGCTGCGCGGGCGGGTGATGAGCCTGTATTCGCTGGTGCTGGTGGGTTCGGCTCCGCTGGGCGCACTGGTCGCCAGCAATCTGATCGCCGAACATGGCCTGTTCGGGCCGAAATGGGGGCTGTGCATCCTGGCTGCGCTGGGTGCACTGACGGTGCTGCTGCTGTGGCGGCGCATTCCGCGTGTGCTGCCGGGAACGGTGCCCGCCCGCAAGCGTGCTCTTTCAGACGCCTAA